The stretch of DNA GTCAGGGTGGTGTTTGCGCCTGTAAATGAGAAAGACACGCAATTTTTCTTTTGCACTTGAAGTGTCTCTGCTTGCTACCTGACTAAATCAACTGCAACTTAAAACGGGATTAGCCCACGCAGGTGGGCTTAGTTTATCAAGCAGCGACTTCAGTCGCCAGGCTTCTTCATAAACGTCGTATGTTGTGTAACCCTACCCAAGACAATCAAGGCTAACGGAAAAAGTGATAATAAATGTAGGATTTAATTCTTCTAGTCGTAACCCTAACCCCCGACCTCTGACCTCTGCGCCATGACTCAACAACTGAGTTTTCAAGATAATATTGGCAGCTTACCTCCACAGAATATTGATGCCGAAGAAGCAATTTTGGGAGGAATTTTACTCGACCCTGAAGCAATTAGCCGTGTTAGCGATCGCCTTGTCAAAGAAGCCTTTTACATTAGCGCCCACAGGGAAATCTACGAAGCCGCCCTCAAACTTCATAATCAGGGAAAGCCAACGGATCTACTCAATGTATCTGCATGGCTAGCCGATCGCGATCTCCTAACTCGTATTGGCGGGAGAAGCAAACTTACTCAACTTGTAGACCGCACTGTCTCAGCCGTCAATATTGATGTCCTAGCAATGCTAGTCATGGATAAATACCTGCGGCGCAAGTTGATCGAATCGGGCAATGAAATCGTTCAATTAGGTTATCAAACCGATGTTGAGTTAGCAACAGTTTTAGACCGCGCGGAGCAAAAAGTTTTCAGTATTACGCAAGAACGCCCGCAAAAAGGTCTTGTCTCGATTTCAGATACGCTGATTGATACTTTTCAAGAACTTGAAAGCCGCGACCAAGGACAAACGCTACCAGGACTATTGTGCGATTTTTACGACCTCGACGCGCTTACAGGTGGTTTCCAACGTTCTGATTTAATCATCCTTGCAGGACGCCCAGCAATGGGGAAAACGGCACTCGCACTTAACATTGCCAAGAATATCGCAGCACGCT from Chroococcidiopsis sp. TS-821 encodes:
- the dnaB gene encoding replicative DNA helicase, translating into MTQQLSFQDNIGSLPPQNIDAEEAILGGILLDPEAISRVSDRLVKEAFYISAHREIYEAALKLHNQGKPTDLLNVSAWLADRDLLTRIGGRSKLTQLVDRTVSAVNIDVLAMLVMDKYLRRKLIESGNEIVQLGYQTDVELATVLDRAEQKVFSITQERPQKGLVSISDTLIDTFQELESRDQGQTLPGLLCDFYDLDALTGGFQRSDLIILAGRPAMGKTALALNIAKNIAARYAQSVAVFSLEMSKEQLVQRLLASEAGIESHRMRAGRISQNEWEQLSRAFGNLSELPIYIDDTANMTVMEMRSQARRLQAEKGTDLALILIDYLQLMEGSSSDNRVQELSRITRSLKGMARELKVPVIALSQLSRQVEARTNKRPLLSDLRESGSLEQDADLVLMIYRDDYYNSDTPDRGIAEVIAAKHRNGPTGTVKLLFDPQYTKFKNLAKPPSY